GGCCGGCGACCCCGCCCTCAACCCGCCGGTCGACGGCCGCGTCCGCCGCTTCGACTGCAGCCAGATCACCGACGGCGGCTCCGGCATCGTGCTGGTGTCCGACGAGTTCCTGGTCCGCCACCCCGACCTGCGCCCCATGGCGCGCATCGCGGGCTGGGGCCACCAGACCGTCGGCCTGGGCCTGCAGCAGAAGCTGGACCACTCGGCGGACCAGCCCTACGTCATGCCGCACCTGCGCCGTGCCGTCCTCGACGCGTTCGACCGTGCGCAGATCGGGCTCGACGACCTCGACGCGCTCGAGACGCACGACTGCTTCACGCCCAGCGAGTACATCGCGATCGACCACATCGGCCTCACCGAGCCCGGCGAGTCGTGGAAGGCGATCGAGAACGGCGACATCGAGATCGGCGGTCGCCTGCCCATCAACCCCAGCGGCGGCCTGATCGGCGGCGGACACCCCGTCGGTGCCTCCGGCATCCGGATGGTGCTGGACGCGACCAAGCAGGTCACCGGTACCGCCGGCGGCTACCAGGTCGACGGCGCCGACACCGTGGGCACGCTCAACTTCGGCGGCAGCACCGCCACCACCGTCAGCTTCGTCGTGACGGCCAACTGACCTTCTGACTTCATACGTACGAGAGGAACCTCCATGGATCTGGAACTGGTGGGCAAGCTGCTGTCGACGCTGCCCGAGGACGACGACCACCCCTACCGCACCGGCCCCTGGCGCCCGCAGACCAACGAGTGGGTCGCCGACGACCTGGAAGTCGTCGAGGGTCAGGTCCCCGCCGACCTCGACGGCGTCTACCTGCGCAACACCGAGAACCCGATGCACCCGTCGTTGAAGAACTACCACCCGTTCGACGGTGACGGCATGATCCACGTCGTCGGCTTCCGCGACGGAAAGGCGTTCTACCGCAACCGGATGATCCGCACCGACGGCTACCTCGCCGAGCAGGAGGCCGGGCAGTCGCTGTGGGCCGGCCTGGCCGAGCGACCCCAGATCGCGTTGCGTGAGGACGGCTGGGGCGCCCGTCGGCAGATGAAGGATGCGTCCAGCACCGACGTGGTCGTGCACCGGGGCGTGGCGCTGAGCACGTTCTACCAGTGCGGCGACATGTACCGGATCGACCCGTTCTCGGCCCAGACGCTGGGCAAGGAGAGCTGGAACGGACACTTCCCGTTCGACTGGGGCGTCTCGGCGCACCCGAAGGTCGACGACCGGACCGGCGAGATGATGTTCTTCAACTACAGCAAGGAGGCGCCGTACATGAAGTACGGCGTCGTTGACGACAAGAACGACCTCGTCCACTACGTCGACATCCCGCTGCCGGGCCCGCGTCTGCCGCACGACATGGCGTTCACGGAGAACTACGCGATCCTCAACGACATGCCGCTGTTCTGGGACCCGGAGGCGCTCAAGCAGAACGCCCACGTGGCCCGCTGGCACCGCGACATGCCGGCCCGGTTCGCGGTCATCCCGCGCCGTGGTCAGACCAAGGACATCATGTGGTTCGAGGCCGAGTCGACCTACGTCCTGCACTTCACCAACGCCTACGAGGAGGGTGACGAGGTCGTGCTGGAGGGCTACTTCCAGACCGACCCCGAGCCGTCCGACAACGGCACCGGCACGAAGTGGGAGCGGGCGTTCCGCTTCCTGGCGCAGGACCGGATGGAGACCCGCCTGCACCGGTGGCGCTTCAACCTCAAGACCGGCCTGACGAAGGAGGAGCGCCTCACCGACACGGTGTCCGAGTTCGGCATGATCAACGGCTCGTACGGTGGCGTGAAGCACCGCTACTCCTACTCGGCCACGAACAAGCCGGGCTGGTTCCTGTTCAACGGTCTGGTCAAGCACGACTCGTGGACCGGCGCGGAGGAGACGTTCTCCTTCGGTGACGGCGTCTACGGCAGTGAGACCGCGATGGCGCCGCGCGTGGGCTCGACGTCCGAGGACGACGGCTACCTGGTCACCTTGATCTCGGACATGAACGCCGATGCGTCCTACGCCGTGGTGTTCGACGCCGCGCGGCTCTCGGACGGGCCCGTCTGCAAGCTCAAGCTGCCCGAGCGCATCTCCAGCGGGACGCACTCGACGTGGTGTGCCGGCGAGGAGCTGCGCCGCTGGCAGACGGAGGACTCCGCGGCGACCGCCGTCGGCCTCTGAGACGATTGAAGAGCGAAGCCCGCCATTCCTGCGAGAGGATGGCGGGCTTCGTCTTTCCCCGGGACCGGCCCCGGACCTCCCCGCAGCCCGAGATCTGCTCCCCTTCCGACCTTTCGTCCGGGTTGAAAGGTGGATTCAGGAGCAAATCTCGGGACGGGGGGAGGGGGGTCAGCGCGGCTGCAGCGTTCGCGCGGCGAAGCGCTCGCCGGCCGCGCGGTACTCGGTCTCCAGGCGGTCGACGACGGTGGCGACGGGCTCGACGGCGCGGATGGTCTGCAGGCCCTGGCCGGCGGCCCACAGATCCTTCCAGCGTGCTCCTGCGCCGGCGGTCGAGTCGTAGTCGCGCTCGGCCGGACCGACCATGGCGTCCGGGTCGTAGCCGTTGGCCACCAGGCTCGGCCGCAGCCACGACGCGGGGGTGCCGGTGACGCCCGAGCTGACGATCAGGTCGTCCGGGCCGTGGTCGACGAC
Above is a window of Aeromicrobium senzhongii DNA encoding:
- a CDS encoding carotenoid oxygenase family protein; amino-acid sequence: MDLELVGKLLSTLPEDDDHPYRTGPWRPQTNEWVADDLEVVEGQVPADLDGVYLRNTENPMHPSLKNYHPFDGDGMIHVVGFRDGKAFYRNRMIRTDGYLAEQEAGQSLWAGLAERPQIALREDGWGARRQMKDASSTDVVVHRGVALSTFYQCGDMYRIDPFSAQTLGKESWNGHFPFDWGVSAHPKVDDRTGEMMFFNYSKEAPYMKYGVVDDKNDLVHYVDIPLPGPRLPHDMAFTENYAILNDMPLFWDPEALKQNAHVARWHRDMPARFAVIPRRGQTKDIMWFEAESTYVLHFTNAYEEGDEVVLEGYFQTDPEPSDNGTGTKWERAFRFLAQDRMETRLHRWRFNLKTGLTKEERLTDTVSEFGMINGSYGGVKHRYSYSATNKPGWFLFNGLVKHDSWTGAEETFSFGDGVYGSETAMAPRVGSTSEDDGYLVTLISDMNADASYAVVFDAARLSDGPVCKLKLPERISSGTHSTWCAGEELRRWQTEDSAATAVGL
- a CDS encoding acetyl-CoA acetyltransferase, which translates into the protein MTKSPNVWVLGGYQTDFARNFHREGKDFADLATEVVDGTLAASGLDAEEIGVVHVGNAFGQLFAGQGQLGALPATVNPGLWGTPSSRHEAACASGSIAVLAAMADLRAGNYDTALVVGIELEKTVSGDQAAHHLGAAAWAGHEGEDATFMWPYMFSQVAEEYDRRYGIDQAHLSRIAEINFANAKLNPNAQTRGWDVPDLGPAGDPALNPPVDGRVRRFDCSQITDGGSGIVLVSDEFLVRHPDLRPMARIAGWGHQTVGLGLQQKLDHSADQPYVMPHLRRAVLDAFDRAQIGLDDLDALETHDCFTPSEYIAIDHIGLTEPGESWKAIENGDIEIGGRLPINPSGGLIGGGHPVGASGIRMVLDATKQVTGTAGGYQVDGADTVGTLNFGGSTATTVSFVVTAN